In the Chryseobacterium sp. MYb264 genome, one interval contains:
- a CDS encoding DUF1294 domain-containing protein — protein sequence MVYVLLIVNLIAFTVYGLDKWKAVKHKRRISESFLLTITFLGGTVGALVAMLMFRHKVSKKSFLWKFGLVLIVQLVAIIYFLKTQK from the coding sequence ATGGTATATGTATTATTAATTGTCAATCTTATAGCTTTCACGGTGTATGGATTGGACAAATGGAAAGCGGTAAAACACAAAAGAAGAATATCAGAATCTTTCTTACTGACGATCACGTTTTTGGGTGGAACAGTGGGAGCACTTGTAGCGATGCTGATGTTCAGACATAAGGTCTCGAAGAAATCTTTTTTATGGAAGTTTGGACTGGTTTTGATCGTACAGTTAGTAGCGATTATCTATTTCCTGAAAACTCAAAAATAA
- a CDS encoding DUF6443 domain-containing protein, whose product MKKILIPISALLISGFAEAQVSQTENYVSSKTYLDYNGTTPSKTAETVQYFDGLGRPKQVVNVKASPLGRDVVTPIEYDGFGRQVKDYLPIPQGNTLNGAMVPTPLGNSSTIYGGEKIYAEKVLENSPLDRIQQQLQVGNDWSTKPVKFDYEANAAGEVKKYVATFNYTTFTSSITLSGSYGAAQLYKNTVTDEDGNKTIEFKNGQGQTLLVRKINGTENVDTYYVYNDYNQLAYVISPLAAVSGATDEATLNNLCYQYKYDGRNRLVEKKLPGKGWEYMVYDKQDRLVLTQDANLREKNQWLFTKYDQFSRPVYTGISYSASGRIQHVAAVESFGSANESRTSASWNSNGIDVYYTKSGAYPNQSNFTILTVNYYDAYFTGDPFPSKVWNQDVLPSSPQQYDRSTKGLPVIKLVKNIEDDGWTKTYFYYDLKGRPIREYIFNHLGGYTNVERQLDFSGNIQIVSTQHKRLATDAEKLIIESFEYDHQNRLLVHKHKVDSQPEEILAQNKYNELSQLENKKVGGTNAASPLQSIDYAYNIRGWMTAINPNQMTVPDLGGKLFSYKIKYNHKEGISYPNPVFAALEVKPKYNGNITEVDWRSVGNIGNNPSITPKRYGYVYDGLNRLMAGYYQNPNNAYSGENIESLLYDLNGNITSLYRTSVVENTNSITPTTIDNLAYSYIGNRVNTITDSSNNPTGYEGGGQTITYDLNGNMKSMPDKQITAISYNYLNLPNSIVLQGFRSNTHHLYNANGIKLHKRIMETNDGINGSVFTTVDTDYLDGFQYVHKEESGSGSPGDGGTPIGGELIEALSSPLRRAMEVQAFSPEAKNILSPSSSSDLQFFPTAEGFYDYQKKQYIYQYKDHLGNVRVSFGKNTQSQALEITDMNDYYPFGMNHLKTGTAMFGQSSYKNYKYNGKELQETGMYDYGARLYMSDIGRWGVLDNYSENYFPTSPYSYVANNPIKFIDVNGEWIYINDQDGTQYRYHNGATQHQVDGKWANVDASTKLSDYVLQTVSGLNHLDKSTSIGNTMIGYFDQAQGKDGKMRDINFDYTTGGSKIKHGISNIVELNISSSDGSWTTSGKDIKYSPLYTTIAHEMGHVYGYFALGERATSDTRFGPHATTAEIYGSHVENIVRSETGLPLRTHYRSNKDGTGYAYPGNGSRLIDNAGSSIYYNSDGTQISPIPSNKDVLNVNNTILQNKYNYHGAAAYYHWKRFKTRGQ is encoded by the coding sequence ATGAAAAAAATATTAATCCCTATAAGTGCATTGCTGATTTCAGGCTTTGCAGAGGCTCAAGTGAGCCAGACAGAAAATTATGTTTCTTCGAAAACGTATTTGGATTATAATGGAACAACGCCTTCCAAAACCGCAGAAACTGTACAGTATTTTGATGGTTTAGGCAGACCCAAACAAGTAGTAAACGTAAAAGCTTCTCCATTGGGCAGAGATGTTGTGACGCCTATTGAGTATGACGGTTTTGGCAGGCAGGTGAAAGATTATCTTCCGATTCCTCAGGGAAATACGCTGAACGGAGCCATGGTTCCTACTCCGCTGGGAAATTCCTCTACAATATATGGAGGTGAAAAAATCTATGCAGAAAAAGTGTTGGAAAATTCACCTTTAGATAGAATTCAGCAGCAGCTTCAGGTGGGTAATGATTGGAGTACCAAGCCTGTGAAGTTCGATTATGAAGCGAATGCTGCGGGAGAAGTGAAAAAATATGTGGCCACCTTTAATTATACAACTTTTACTTCAAGTATTACTTTGTCAGGATCTTATGGTGCTGCACAGTTGTACAAAAACACGGTGACGGATGAAGATGGAAACAAAACGATTGAGTTTAAAAACGGTCAGGGACAGACTTTACTGGTAAGAAAAATAAATGGAACTGAAAATGTCGACACGTATTATGTGTACAATGACTATAACCAGCTGGCGTATGTAATTTCACCTCTAGCGGCTGTTTCAGGAGCTACTGATGAAGCTACCCTCAATAACCTTTGCTACCAATATAAATACGATGGCAGAAACCGTTTGGTAGAAAAGAAGCTTCCCGGTAAAGGCTGGGAGTATATGGTGTATGATAAACAGGATCGGTTGGTCTTAACACAGGATGCCAATTTAAGAGAAAAAAATCAATGGCTTTTTACCAAATATGATCAGTTTTCAAGACCTGTTTATACGGGAATATCATATAGTGCTTCAGGAAGAATTCAGCATGTCGCGGCTGTTGAAAGCTTTGGCTCTGCGAACGAGTCAAGAACATCTGCAAGCTGGAACAGTAACGGAATAGATGTGTATTACACTAAAAGTGGTGCCTATCCCAATCAGTCTAATTTTACTATTTTGACGGTTAATTATTATGATGCTTATTTTACAGGCGACCCTTTTCCGTCGAAAGTATGGAATCAGGATGTTTTACCCTCCAGCCCTCAGCAATATGACAGAAGCACGAAAGGTCTCCCGGTGATTAAACTGGTGAAAAATATTGAGGATGACGGCTGGACAAAAACCTATTTCTACTATGACCTGAAAGGACGGCCTATCAGGGAATACATTTTTAATCACCTGGGAGGATATACCAATGTAGAAAGACAGCTTGATTTTTCGGGGAATATACAGATTGTTTCTACTCAGCATAAAAGACTGGCCACCGATGCGGAAAAGTTAATTATCGAAAGTTTTGAGTATGACCATCAGAATCGTTTATTGGTTCATAAACACAAGGTGGATAGCCAGCCTGAGGAGATTTTAGCCCAAAATAAATACAACGAGCTTTCGCAGCTTGAAAATAAGAAAGTGGGCGGAACGAATGCTGCCTCGCCGCTTCAAAGTATTGATTACGCCTATAATATCCGGGGATGGATGACAGCTATTAACCCTAATCAAATGACGGTTCCTGATTTGGGAGGAAAACTATTTTCTTACAAAATAAAATACAATCATAAAGAAGGAATCAGCTATCCCAATCCAGTATTTGCAGCATTGGAGGTAAAGCCTAAATACAACGGGAACATTACTGAGGTAGACTGGCGGTCTGTAGGAAATATTGGAAATAATCCCTCTATTACTCCCAAAAGATATGGTTATGTTTATGATGGTTTAAACCGATTAATGGCAGGATATTATCAAAATCCGAATAATGCCTACAGCGGTGAAAATATAGAATCTCTGTTATATGATCTGAACGGGAATATTACCAGCCTGTACAGAACATCGGTAGTAGAAAATACGAATAGTATCACACCGACTACTATTGATAATCTGGCGTATTCTTATATAGGAAATAGGGTCAATACCATTACTGACAGCTCCAATAATCCTACAGGATACGAAGGAGGCGGTCAGACCATAACCTACGATCTGAACGGGAATATGAAAAGTATGCCGGATAAGCAAATTACGGCAATAAGTTATAATTATCTTAATTTACCTAACAGTATCGTGCTTCAGGGCTTTAGATCAAATACTCATCATTTATATAATGCAAACGGAATAAAATTACATAAACGTATTATGGAAACTAATGATGGTATCAATGGGTCTGTTTTTACGACTGTTGATACTGACTATTTGGATGGTTTCCAATACGTTCATAAAGAAGAGTCTGGATCAGGTTCTCCGGGGGATGGGGGAACTCCGATTGGTGGAGAGCTTATTGAAGCCTTATCGTCTCCTCTGAGAAGAGCCATGGAAGTACAAGCTTTTTCTCCTGAAGCAAAGAATATATTATCTCCATCATCCTCTTCAGACCTACAATTTTTTCCGACAGCAGAAGGTTTTTACGATTATCAGAAAAAACAATATATTTATCAGTATAAAGATCATTTAGGAAATGTAAGGGTAAGTTTTGGGAAAAATACCCAGTCTCAAGCCCTGGAGATTACAGATATGAATGATTATTATCCTTTCGGAATGAATCATTTAAAAACGGGAACGGCTATGTTTGGGCAGAGTTCGTATAAGAATTATAAGTACAATGGGAAGGAGTTGCAAGAGACCGGGATGTATGATTATGGAGCGAGATTGTATATGAGTGATATTGGAAGATGGGGTGTATTAGACAATTACAGTGAAAATTATTTCCCTACATCTCCATATAGTTATGTAGCAAATAATCCAATTAAATTTATTGATGTAAATGGAGAATGGATATATATAAATGATCAAGATGGAACACAATATAGATATCATAACGGAGCTACTCAGCATCAAGTTGATGGAAAATGGGCGAATGTAGATGCTTCCACTAAATTATCAGATTATGTTTTGCAAACAGTCTCTGGACTTAACCATCTAGACAAAAGTACTTCTATAGGGAATACAATGATTGGATATTTTGATCAAGCACAAGGTAAAGATGGTAAAATGAGAGACATTAACTTTGATTATACTACTGGAGGGTCAAAAATAAAACATGGAATAAGTAATATTGTTGAATTGAATATTTCATCAAGTGACGGTAGTTGGACAACTTCAGGAAAAGATATTAAATATTCTCCTTTATATACTACAATAGCACATGAAATGGGACATGTTTATGGATATTTTGCTTTAGGAGAACGTGCAACATCTGATACTAGATTTGGGCCTCATGCCACTACAGCAGAAATTTATGGTAGTCATGTTGAAAATATTGTAAGATCAGAAACAGGACTTCCGCTAAGGACACACTATAGATCAAATAAAGACGGTACTGGATATGCATATCCAGGGAACGGAAGTAGATTAATAGATAATGCAGGGAGTAGTATTTATTATAATTCCGATGGAACTCAGATATCACCTATTCCAAGTAATAAAGATGTACTGAATGTAAATAACACTATTTTGCAAAATAAATATAACTATCATGGTGCTGCAGCCTATTATCATTGGAAAAGATTTAAAACTAGAGGTCAATAA
- a CDS encoding RHS repeat-associated core domain-containing protein, which yields MGGTNAASPLQSIDYAYNIRGWMTRINDPKNLNGKLFGYEIKYADPDPIAGYSFARFNGNISQVNWKAASDGVLKNYSYQYDGLNRLIYGAYIEPLAATPVNEFYSEAPQYDLNGNIVHLNRNTKHTTNGVAMLIDNLDYSYVGNRLISVKDISQNSLGYPYLATPNQIEYDDNGNIKVHKDKMINEIVYNYLNLPSSINMLQRKGLGSFEGNMITHKYRSDGVKLEKTVSFVNPYTADLTYVEYLDGFQYERKYNKSNTAQQGSDSGYVLQFVPNSEGYFDFVKNKYIYNYTDHLGNVRMSYLNNGSGIEVLDESNYYPFGLMHIRSSFSSGMLSYTYRYNGKELQRETGMYDYGARFYMPDLGRWGVVDNMSEKYNPMSPYNYAINNPINVIDPDGNDIYLLTWFSTDKNGGETGHAGVAIDNYKTVAKKDKNGNAILDKNGKPVTEQVKDGTFTYYDLWPNDPVGKTEMQSNVDADYSKGIKINSLSDLMSKDPTTHRSGNVDAEGRSADGIVKIPTTPQQDAIAKSTAKAEINANKDYNACTNNCSTFSQRVINSAINPGINASQTVTPTGMLARWPLSYKPTSVVAPNNLYNSALKIKGATNIKGPSSVTAKPYLQYFGK from the coding sequence GTGGGCGGAACGAATGCTGCCTCGCCGCTTCAAAGTATTGATTACGCCTATAATATCCGGGGATGGATGACCAGGATTAATGATCCTAAGAATCTGAACGGGAAATTGTTTGGGTACGAAATAAAATATGCAGACCCTGATCCTATTGCAGGATATTCATTCGCCAGGTTTAACGGAAATATATCGCAAGTGAACTGGAAAGCGGCAAGCGATGGAGTTCTAAAAAATTATTCTTATCAATATGATGGGCTTAACCGACTTATTTACGGAGCTTATATTGAACCATTGGCAGCAACGCCAGTGAATGAATTTTATAGTGAGGCCCCGCAATATGATCTCAATGGAAACATCGTCCATTTGAATAGGAATACAAAACATACGACCAATGGAGTTGCTATGCTGATTGATAACCTTGATTACAGCTATGTTGGAAACCGTTTGATTTCTGTAAAAGATATTTCACAAAATTCTCTCGGGTATCCTTATTTAGCCACCCCAAATCAAATTGAGTATGATGATAATGGGAATATCAAGGTTCATAAAGATAAAATGATAAATGAAATTGTCTACAACTATTTAAATTTACCATCCAGCATCAATATGCTTCAAAGAAAAGGCTTGGGCAGTTTTGAGGGAAATATGATCACTCATAAATATCGATCAGATGGAGTAAAATTGGAGAAGACCGTTAGTTTTGTCAATCCTTACACTGCCGATTTAACCTATGTAGAGTATTTGGATGGCTTTCAATATGAACGAAAATACAATAAGTCCAATACCGCACAGCAGGGAAGTGATTCCGGATATGTGCTTCAGTTTGTTCCTAATTCTGAAGGGTATTTCGATTTTGTAAAAAATAAGTATATTTACAACTATACCGATCATTTAGGAAATGTGAGAATGAGCTATCTTAACAATGGCAGCGGCATAGAAGTTCTTGATGAAAGTAACTATTATCCTTTTGGATTAATGCATATAAGATCAAGTTTTTCATCAGGAATGTTGAGCTATACTTATCGCTATAATGGGAAGGAGCTGCAACGGGAGACGGGCATGTATGATTATGGCGCAAGATTTTATATGCCGGACTTGGGAAGATGGGGCGTTGTGGATAATATGTCCGAAAAATATAATCCTATGTCTCCTTATAACTATGCTATTAATAATCCAATCAATGTAATTGACCCAGATGGTAATGATATTTATTTACTCACTTGGTTTTCTACTGATAAAAATGGAGGTGAAACTGGACACGCAGGAGTCGCAATCGATAACTATAAAACTGTTGCGAAGAAAGATAAGAATGGGAATGCTATTTTAGATAAAAATGGAAAACCAGTGACAGAACAAGTTAAAGATGGGACATTTACTTATTATGATTTATGGCCAAATGATCCCGTTGGAAAGACAGAGATGCAAAGTAATGTAGATGCTGACTATAGTAAAGGTATTAAAATCAATAGCTTAAGTGATTTAATGAGTAAAGATCCTACAACTCATAGAAGTGGAAACGTCGATGCCGAAGGAAGGTCAGCTGATGGAATTGTTAAAATCCCGACAACTCCTCAACAAGATGCAATAGCTAAAAGTACGGCAAAAGCAGAAATTAATGCCAATAAAGATTATAATGCTTGCACGAATAACTGTTCTACTTTTTCTCAAAGAGTTATTAACTCTGCTATTAATCCAGGCATTAATGCTTCACAGACAGTAACTCCTACAGGAATGTTGGCTAGATGGCCTTTAAGTTATAAGCCAACTAGTGTTGTGGCTCCAAATAATCTTTATAATTCTGCTTTGAAAATTAAAGGTGCAACAAATATCAAAGGACCTTCTTCAGTAACCGCTAAACCATACTTACAATATTTTGGAAAATAG
- a CDS encoding T9SS type A sorting domain-containing protein, translating into MKKLYASALTIAAFLGVSAQEILWQKEIISSTQDFLSQITTTIDGQYLISGSIIQPDHQLKTENRASSGYDIRLMKLSPQGEKKWEKFFSGNGHDYVASTIATREGGFLISGTTYSSIGLDKKEDSKGGSDIILLKINEFGDELWQKTIGSASDEEARAVIQTTDLGFMVAGNVQNSEKGYGSKDVLIIKLDKNGKELSQLIIGGKGLDEVEKMIPTKDGGALLGIYSRSGANGSKKTENFGEGDYWVVKIDAKNQIEWEKNFGGKGDDHLRTLSLTSSGYLVGGESRSERSGNKTVGLEEGTDIWLISLNGRGEQIWQKSYNFKNRDVLMGMSTINSSDDKSKGFLLGGYTQAEGRMEADDETFWMLYLDSNGNEQWRKHVKGESRKREERLSDIKLNRDGSIILAGTSAEELGKENWKIVKLGDKQIDQLIEKQNIKIYPNPVSDYAYVEIGYDFQEAEINVFDMSGRQLQSLKTKNKVTKINTQPMIQGAYLVTIKTDENKTANAKLIKK; encoded by the coding sequence ATGAAAAAACTTTATGCGAGCGCCCTTACAATAGCGGCATTTCTGGGTGTATCGGCTCAGGAAATTCTCTGGCAGAAAGAGATAATCTCCTCGACTCAGGATTTTCTAAGCCAGATTACAACAACTATAGATGGTCAGTACCTGATCTCGGGAAGCATTATTCAGCCTGATCATCAGCTGAAAACGGAAAATCGGGCATCTTCGGGATACGATATCCGCCTGATGAAACTGAGTCCTCAGGGTGAAAAAAAATGGGAGAAATTTTTTTCCGGAAACGGGCATGATTATGTGGCTTCCACAATAGCGACCCGAGAAGGTGGTTTTTTGATAAGTGGTACTACGTATTCATCCATCGGTCTGGATAAAAAGGAGGATTCCAAAGGGGGATCAGATATAATTTTATTAAAAATTAATGAATTTGGAGATGAATTATGGCAAAAAACCATCGGCTCAGCATCGGATGAAGAGGCGCGCGCGGTGATTCAGACCACAGATCTAGGGTTTATGGTAGCCGGAAATGTTCAAAACTCAGAGAAAGGATATGGTTCTAAGGATGTTCTCATCATCAAACTGGATAAAAACGGAAAGGAATTATCTCAATTGATCATTGGCGGAAAAGGGCTGGACGAAGTGGAAAAAATGATTCCCACGAAAGATGGCGGAGCATTGCTAGGAATTTATTCGAGAAGTGGAGCCAACGGCTCCAAAAAAACGGAAAACTTTGGCGAAGGAGATTATTGGGTCGTAAAAATAGATGCAAAAAATCAAATCGAGTGGGAAAAGAACTTTGGAGGCAAAGGTGATGATCATTTAAGGACCCTTTCACTGACTTCTTCAGGTTACTTAGTTGGCGGCGAATCTCGCTCAGAAAGATCCGGAAATAAAACCGTTGGACTGGAAGAAGGCACAGATATATGGTTGATTTCTTTAAATGGAAGAGGCGAACAAATCTGGCAAAAATCTTACAATTTCAAAAACAGAGATGTTTTGATGGGAATGAGTACCATAAATTCTTCGGATGACAAGTCTAAAGGTTTTTTGCTGGGTGGTTACACTCAGGCTGAAGGCAGAATGGAGGCTGATGATGAAACTTTCTGGATGCTGTACCTGGATTCAAACGGTAATGAGCAGTGGCGAAAACACGTCAAAGGGGAATCCAGAAAGCGTGAAGAAAGGCTTTCTGATATAAAACTGAACAGAGATGGTTCGATTATTCTGGCTGGAACGAGCGCGGAAGAACTTGGCAAAGAGAATTGGAAAATCGTAAAACTGGGTGATAAACAAATCGATCAGCTGATTGAAAAACAGAATATTAAGATTTATCCGAATCCTGTTTCAGATTATGCGTATGTGGAAATCGGATATGATTTCCAGGAAGCTGAAATTAATGTGTTTGATATGAGCGGAAGACAACTGCAAAGTCTAAAAACAAAGAATAAGGTGACGAAGATTAATACGCAACCTATGATTCAGGGAGCGTATCTGGTGACCATAAAAACGGATGAGAATAAAACGGCGAATGCTAAATTGATTAAGAAATAA
- a CDS encoding 5-methylcytosine restriction system specificity protein McrC codes for MGIFLKEHSFYNLTITKDKVAFDECKEKFLLHKSEERVELTSRKFKTERGKDYYCFSCNISENEVVLNSNYFVGLDWLNADRFIHVEPKLNISITDFFDKAIKDENENISAHEIESFNNEAIKKIKAQCSFKEVNVIAMLMKIMSHNEVAKETDKLLLIDWEAPEIDIDQKQDLLTPFLVVKFLNFLKDIVRKGLKKSYYKVQENLRNRVKGKILVGQQIKQNVFKNRFTNTVCEYEVFGEDSVENRFLKKVFLFCTQYVENNEYYFKSKNDISGIVNFIRPAFEHIGSEAYMQDIKYLKYNPFFKEYKEAIKIGQQILKRFSYNITKTTAEKISTPPFWIDMPKMFELYVYAKLLADNPDLNIKNLNYQFSTHGNSLDFLICTDDKKIVVDTKYKLKYNYSQIHEDIRQVAGYARLNKVKNKQPIIIDNEISCLIIYPKEAYQNSIDCDLSINNLIIDNNKINAYHEVYKIGIDLPFIDSIS; via the coding sequence ATGGGTATCTTTTTAAAAGAGCATAGTTTCTATAATCTGACTATCACAAAAGATAAGGTAGCTTTTGATGAGTGTAAAGAAAAATTTCTGTTACACAAATCGGAAGAAAGGGTAGAATTAACAAGTCGCAAATTTAAAACTGAGCGTGGGAAAGATTACTATTGTTTTTCCTGCAATATCTCGGAAAATGAGGTTGTTTTAAACTCTAATTACTTTGTTGGTTTAGACTGGTTGAATGCTGACCGGTTTATTCATGTTGAACCCAAACTTAATATTAGTATTACCGATTTTTTTGATAAAGCGATTAAGGATGAAAATGAAAATATCTCAGCCCATGAAATTGAAAGTTTTAATAATGAGGCAATAAAAAAAATAAAAGCCCAATGTTCGTTCAAAGAAGTCAATGTCATTGCAATGTTGATGAAGATTATGTCCCACAATGAGGTGGCAAAAGAAACGGATAAATTATTGCTGATTGATTGGGAAGCCCCTGAAATTGATATTGATCAAAAACAAGACTTGCTTACTCCATTCTTAGTAGTAAAGTTTCTGAATTTTTTAAAAGATATTGTAAGAAAAGGTTTGAAAAAATCATATTACAAAGTTCAGGAAAACCTCAGAAATCGAGTAAAAGGTAAAATTTTGGTTGGTCAGCAAATCAAACAGAACGTTTTTAAAAACCGTTTCACAAATACTGTTTGTGAGTATGAGGTTTTCGGAGAAGATTCTGTTGAAAACCGTTTTCTGAAAAAAGTATTTTTATTCTGTACGCAGTACGTTGAAAATAACGAGTATTATTTCAAGAGTAAAAATGATATTTCGGGCATTGTTAACTTCATCCGTCCGGCTTTTGAACATATAGGTTCAGAGGCTTACATGCAGGATATTAAATATCTAAAATACAATCCTTTTTTCAAAGAATATAAAGAAGCCATTAAAATAGGTCAGCAGATTTTAAAACGATTTTCATACAATATTACCAAAACGACAGCAGAAAAAATTTCGACACCTCCGTTTTGGATAGATATGCCTAAAATGTTTGAATTATATGTCTATGCAAAACTACTAGCAGATAATCCTGATCTCAATATTAAAAATCTGAATTATCAGTTTTCTACACACGGTAATTCACTTGATTTTCTTATTTGTACAGACGACAAAAAAATTGTTGTTGATACTAAATATAAGCTGAAGTACAATTACAGTCAAATTCATGAAGATATTAGACAGGTCGCTGGTTATGCAAGATTGAATAAGGTAAAAAATAAACAACCTATTATTATTGACAATGAAATATCTTGTTTAATTATATATCCCAAAGAAGCTTATCAAAATTCAATAGATTGTGATTTGTCAATTAATAACTTGATAATAGATAATAATAAAATTAATGCATATCATGAGGTTTATAAAATTGGGATTGATTTACCTTTTATAGATTCTATAAGCTAA